The following are from one region of the Natronosporangium hydrolyticum genome:
- a CDS encoding sensor histidine kinase yields the protein MKRLTIRTRLTLVYGGLFLLAGALLLGVAYLLVAHSLADRLTVATSQDAYRVGSAETVDQGVKLAEAVRFAQDLQNAQAQAEAQRSLLIYGTAALAAVGLVAIGLGWVVAGRVLTPVHRITATARRIATGSPGHSLRERIGSTGPRDELRELADTFDLMLERLDRSFDGQRRFVANASHEIRTPLAVNRALLELAITRPDASQEVRELGESLLVVNARHERLIDGLLILAESEHRVVERSPVDLAEVVAHALDPVGGSGVEVIQELRPAETTGDPVLLERLVHNLVENAVRHNLQDGGWLSAATGVEDGYTTVTVANTGRVVPAYEVPVLFEPFRRASAADRVTSGGQDRGMGLGLSIARAVAQAHGGEVTATPREGGGLTVGVRLPAAASWE from the coding sequence ATGAAACGGTTGACGATTCGGACGCGGCTGACCCTGGTGTACGGCGGGCTGTTTCTGCTTGCTGGGGCCCTCCTGTTAGGGGTGGCCTACCTGCTGGTGGCGCACAGCTTGGCGGACCGGCTGACGGTGGCGACGTCGCAGGATGCCTACCGCGTGGGGTCGGCGGAGACCGTCGACCAGGGAGTGAAACTGGCCGAGGCCGTACGCTTCGCCCAAGATCTACAGAACGCGCAGGCCCAGGCCGAAGCCCAGCGGTCCCTGCTCATCTACGGCACCGCTGCGCTGGCGGCCGTGGGACTGGTGGCGATCGGGTTGGGTTGGGTGGTGGCCGGTAGGGTGCTGACCCCGGTGCACCGCATCACCGCTACCGCCCGCCGGATCGCCACCGGCAGCCCCGGCCACAGCCTGCGAGAACGGATCGGGTCTACCGGCCCACGCGATGAGCTGCGCGAGTTGGCCGACACCTTCGACCTGATGCTGGAACGGCTGGACCGGTCGTTCGACGGGCAGCGTCGGTTCGTCGCGAACGCCTCGCACGAGATTCGCACCCCGCTGGCGGTGAACCGGGCGCTGCTGGAGCTGGCGATCACCCGACCAGACGCCTCGCAGGAGGTGCGGGAACTGGGCGAGTCGCTGCTCGTGGTGAACGCCCGCCACGAGCGGCTGATCGACGGATTGCTCATCCTCGCCGAATCCGAACACCGGGTGGTGGAGCGGTCCCCGGTGGATCTCGCCGAGGTGGTGGCACACGCGCTGGACCCGGTCGGCGGGTCTGGAGTCGAGGTGATCCAGGAGCTCCGACCGGCCGAGACCACCGGAGATCCGGTGTTGTTGGAGCGGCTGGTGCACAACCTGGTGGAGAACGCGGTCCGGCACAACCTGCAGGACGGCGGCTGGCTATCGGCTGCGACCGGAGTCGAGGACGGGTACACCACCGTCACGGTGGCGAACACCGGTCGGGTCGTACCCGCGTACGAGGTCCCGGTGCTGTTCGAACCGTTCCGGCGGGCCTCGGCGGCAGACCGGGTGACCAGCGGCGGCCAGGATCGAGGCATGGGTCTGGGCCTGTCGATCGCCCGGGCGGTCGCCCAGGCGCACGGCGGCGAGGTGACGGCAACCCCGCGTGAGGGTGGTGGCCTGACCGTGGGGGTTCGGCTCCCCGCCGCCGCCAGCTGGGAGTGA
- a CDS encoding response regulator transcription factor, producing the protein MRVLVAEDERLLADAIAEWLRREAFAVDVAYDGDDALSRLRINEYDVVVLDRDLPVVHGDEVCRAVTEVAAPPRVLMVTAATAVRDRVAGLAIGADDYLTKPFAFVELAARVHALARRTLPAAPPVLDRSGIRLDPGRQEAHRGTTRLQLSRKEFAVLAELLRADGAVVSGEQLLERVWDEHIDPFTNVVRVTVMKLRRKLGEPPLVETITGVGYRLR; encoded by the coding sequence ATGCGGGTGCTGGTGGCAGAGGATGAACGGCTGCTGGCGGACGCGATCGCGGAGTGGCTACGCCGGGAGGCGTTCGCAGTCGACGTCGCCTACGACGGTGACGATGCCCTGTCGCGGCTGCGGATCAACGAGTACGACGTGGTCGTGCTCGACCGGGATTTGCCGGTGGTGCACGGCGACGAGGTGTGCCGGGCGGTCACCGAGGTCGCCGCACCGCCCCGGGTGCTGATGGTGACCGCGGCCACGGCCGTGCGGGACCGGGTGGCTGGGTTGGCGATCGGCGCCGACGACTACCTCACCAAACCGTTCGCCTTCGTGGAGCTGGCGGCCCGGGTACACGCCCTAGCCCGGCGGACCCTACCTGCGGCGCCGCCGGTACTGGATCGGAGCGGAATCCGGCTCGACCCGGGCCGCCAGGAAGCGCACCGGGGCACTACCAGGCTGCAGCTGTCCCGCAAGGAGTTCGCGGTCCTGGCCGAGCTGCTCCGCGCCGACGGGGCGGTGGTCTCGGGCGAACAGCTGCTGGAGCGAGTGTGGGACGAGCACATCGACCCGTTCACCAATGTGGTTCGGGTGACCGTGATGAAGTTGCGACGCAAACTAGGCGAGCCACCGTTGGTGGAGACGATTACCGGAGTGGGGTATCGGCTGCGATGA
- a CDS encoding type II toxin-antitoxin system VapC family toxin, producing the protein MIALDTNLLVYAHRRDSAFHEPAAQLVRGLAESPAAWAIPWPCIHEFYSTATHPRIYDPPSTSDEAITQLDAWLGSPSLVLLHEAGSYWSELRSMLQSGKVRGPMVHDARVAALCRLHGVREFWSADRDFGRFPDLPVRNPLVGGRDSS; encoded by the coding sequence GTGATCGCCCTCGACACGAACCTGCTCGTCTACGCGCACAGGCGCGATTCGGCGTTCCATGAGCCGGCCGCGCAACTGGTCCGCGGGCTCGCCGAGTCACCGGCGGCGTGGGCGATCCCGTGGCCGTGCATCCACGAGTTCTACTCGACCGCCACCCACCCTCGGATCTACGACCCGCCGAGCACCTCCGACGAGGCGATCACCCAGCTGGACGCGTGGCTGGGCTCCCCGTCGCTGGTGTTGCTGCACGAGGCGGGCAGCTACTGGTCCGAGCTTCGCTCGATGCTGCAATCCGGCAAGGTACGCGGCCCGATGGTGCATGATGCCCGGGTCGCCGCGCTGTGCCGCCTGCACGGCGTCCGGGAGTTCTGGAGCGCGGACCGGGACTTCGGCCGGTTTCCCGACCTGCCCGTCCGTAACCCGCTCGTCGGCGGGCGAGATTCAAGCTGA
- a CDS encoding type II toxin-antitoxin system VapB family antitoxin — protein sequence MKTTVELPDPLVQEAQEVARAEGTTLRALVEDGLRAALAGRRAGARFRLPDASVDGAGLRPEFQDASWDEIRAAIYGDRA from the coding sequence ATGAAGACGACCGTGGAGCTGCCCGACCCGCTGGTGCAGGAAGCTCAGGAGGTGGCGCGCGCCGAGGGCACGACCCTGCGGGCGCTGGTCGAAGACGGGCTGCGGGCGGCGTTGGCGGGGCGTCGCGCCGGTGCTCGATTCCGTCTGCCCGACGCCTCCGTCGACGGTGCCGGGCTGCGGCCGGAGTTTCAGGACGCCAGCTGGGACGAGATCCGCGCCGCCATCTACGGCGACCGCGCGTGA
- a CDS encoding MauE/DoxX family redox-associated membrane protein: protein MAEVGNAGQALLGLAARAVLAGVWLYAGLNKVTDLDGSIRAVKAYELLPSAAAELVGAALPLVELALAALLLLGLATRLAAATSALLLTGFVIGVAAAWARGLQIDCGCFGGGGELAADQATNYGTVLARDVLFLLAAAWLLWRPVTRWSVDAALARRTGQR, encoded by the coding sequence ATGGCGGAAGTAGGAAACGCCGGGCAGGCACTGCTCGGGCTCGCCGCCCGCGCAGTACTCGCCGGAGTGTGGCTCTACGCCGGCCTGAACAAGGTGACCGATCTGGACGGTTCAATCCGCGCCGTCAAGGCGTACGAGCTGCTGCCCTCCGCCGCCGCCGAGCTGGTCGGCGCGGCGCTGCCGCTGGTCGAGCTGGCGCTCGCGGCGCTGCTGCTGCTCGGGCTGGCCACCCGGCTCGCCGCGGCGACGTCGGCGCTGCTGCTGACCGGGTTCGTCATCGGGGTGGCGGCCGCCTGGGCGCGGGGCCTGCAGATCGACTGCGGCTGCTTCGGCGGCGGCGGTGAGCTCGCCGCCGACCAGGCCACCAACTACGGCACGGTGCTCGCCCGGGACGTGCTGTTTCTGCTGGCCGCGGCGTGGCTACTGTGGCGGCCGGTCACCCGCTGGTCGGTCGACGCCGCCCTCGCCCGGCGTACCGGACAGCGCTGA
- a CDS encoding DsbA family protein → MTKRTARQRRAQRAAQTPQSARWVSIVAVAGLLAAGLVGIGIWQAGRPGDVAVPAAATEDEAGLPVGDGPVVVEVYLDFLCPACQQFDQASRPVLDEYLADDVVTLVYRPIAILDDRTSTRYSTRAAAAAGCAADSGILDEFVDELLAVAPQPGSVGLTDADISGVGAQAGAMDATFDQCVRDGDYRDWVGFATEAAADQGVHGTPTVLVDGARLESLSVPALVEAVDAAALRQLGN, encoded by the coding sequence GTGACGAAACGGACGGCACGGCAGCGGCGGGCGCAACGGGCGGCGCAGACACCGCAGTCTGCCCGATGGGTTTCCATTGTGGCGGTCGCTGGCCTGCTCGCCGCCGGCCTGGTAGGGATCGGGATCTGGCAGGCGGGTCGCCCCGGTGACGTGGCGGTGCCCGCGGCAGCAACCGAGGATGAGGCCGGGTTGCCGGTCGGCGACGGCCCGGTGGTCGTGGAGGTCTACCTCGACTTCCTCTGCCCCGCGTGCCAGCAGTTCGACCAGGCGTCGCGGCCGGTGCTCGACGAGTATCTCGCCGATGACGTGGTCACGCTGGTCTACCGTCCGATCGCGATTCTGGACGACCGGACCTCGACCCGATATTCGACCCGTGCCGCGGCCGCCGCCGGTTGCGCCGCCGACAGCGGAATCCTCGACGAGTTCGTCGATGAGCTGCTCGCCGTCGCGCCGCAGCCGGGTAGCGTCGGGCTTACCGACGCCGACATCAGCGGGGTGGGTGCCCAGGCCGGGGCGATGGATGCCACGTTCGACCAATGTGTACGCGACGGTGACTACCGCGATTGGGTGGGCTTCGCGACCGAGGCCGCTGCCGATCAGGGAGTGCACGGGACCCCCACCGTCCTGGTCGACGGGGCCCGGCTCGAGTCGCTCAGTGTGCCGGCACTGGTCGAGGCGGTCGACGCGGCGGCGCTGCGGCAGCTGGGCAACTGA
- the cas2e gene encoding type I-E CRISPR-associated endoribonuclease Cas2e, with product MVVLVLTACPEGLRGHLTRWLLEISAGVFVGHISARVRTLLWARVVQLSGDGRAIMVYSQRGEQRLSFEVHNHHWRPVDYDGVRLMMRPSEKQSPSLGRTGWSKAGRRKRFGQGRRSPTNPPSQVNEKPQDHG from the coding sequence ATGGTCGTCCTGGTGTTGACGGCATGTCCTGAAGGGCTACGCGGTCACCTGACCCGTTGGCTCCTGGAGATCTCGGCAGGTGTTTTCGTGGGACACATCTCGGCCCGGGTCCGCACCCTGCTCTGGGCCAGGGTGGTGCAGCTATCCGGGGACGGTCGCGCCATCATGGTCTACAGCCAACGCGGTGAACAGAGACTCAGCTTCGAGGTGCACAACCACCATTGGCGCCCCGTTGACTATGACGGCGTACGGCTGATGATGCGGCCGTCGGAGAAGCAGTCGCCGTCACTCGGCCGTACGGGTTGGAGCAAGGCTGGTCGCCGCAAGCGCTTCGGCCAGGGGCGCCGGAGCCCCACCAACCCGCCATCACAAGTGAATGAAAAACCCCAAGATCACGGGTGA
- the cas1e gene encoding type I-E CRISPR-associated endonuclease Cas1e, whose product MRTDDARAGRSAVTIPGTPPPKLPELVRADDRLTFIYLERCLVHRDSNAITAQDDRGTVHIPAASLNVLLLGPGTRVTHQAVSLLAESGATAVWVGEQGVRYYAHGRSLARSTRLLEAQASKVTNRNARLAVAREMYAMRFPGEDTSGLTMQQLRGREGARVRRLYREHAERTGVQWQKRDYDPEDFTAGDLVNQALSAANTSLYGVVHAVIVALGCSPGLGFIHTGHERSFVYDVADLYKAETTIPTAFDVAARNPADVAAETRRTMRDAMHDRAFLDRCVGDIRRLLLPEPKAAPDDEQADPAPTDSYWDEDLVKIWDEKDDPLAGGVNYSDDVDF is encoded by the coding sequence GTGCGGACTGATGACGCTCGCGCCGGCCGGTCGGCCGTGACCATCCCCGGCACCCCACCGCCGAAGCTGCCGGAGTTGGTCCGAGCAGACGACCGGCTGACGTTCATCTACCTTGAACGCTGCCTCGTCCACCGGGACAGCAACGCGATCACCGCGCAGGACGACCGCGGCACCGTCCACATCCCCGCTGCCTCACTCAATGTCCTGCTGCTCGGCCCCGGCACCAGAGTCACCCACCAGGCGGTCAGCCTGCTCGCTGAAAGCGGCGCCACCGCCGTCTGGGTGGGCGAACAAGGTGTCCGCTACTACGCCCATGGACGGTCGCTGGCCCGATCCACAAGGCTGTTGGAGGCCCAGGCCAGCAAAGTGACCAACCGCAACGCCCGGCTCGCGGTCGCCCGCGAGATGTACGCAATGCGTTTCCCGGGAGAGGACACCAGCGGACTGACGATGCAGCAGCTCCGCGGCCGCGAAGGTGCCCGGGTGCGGCGCCTCTATCGGGAACACGCGGAGCGCACAGGTGTCCAGTGGCAGAAACGAGACTACGACCCGGAGGACTTCACCGCCGGCGATCTAGTCAACCAGGCGCTCTCGGCAGCCAACACCTCCCTCTACGGAGTCGTCCACGCCGTCATCGTCGCGCTCGGGTGTTCCCCCGGGCTCGGATTCATCCACACCGGTCACGAACGTTCCTTCGTCTACGACGTCGCCGACCTTTACAAGGCGGAAACCACCATCCCCACCGCGTTCGACGTGGCTGCCCGCAACCCCGCCGACGTCGCTGCCGAAACCCGCCGGACGATGCGCGACGCCATGCACGACAGAGCGTTCCTCGATCGCTGCGTCGGCGACATCCGTCGACTGCTACTTCCGGAACCGAAAGCGGCGCCTGACGACGAGCAGGCCGATCCTGCGCCGACGGACAGCTACTGGGATGAGGACCTGGTGAAGATCTGGGACGAAAAGGACGACCCGCTCGCCGGTGGCGTCAACTACTCGGATGACGTCGACTTCTGA
- the cas6e gene encoding type I-E CRISPR-associated protein Cas6/Cse3/CasE has translation MNTARRGARKLLSSPQAMHAAVLAGFAEPPSGAAGRVLWRIDHTPPSRTLLYLTSPVEPDLTHLVEQAGWPTTETWQTRPYAGFLQSLTEKQEWAFRITANPVRNRIGSGSDERTRRYGHSTVAHQQQWLLDRAERCGFRILHTEAGDPELTIHRRETLTFPRNGNTVTLRVATYDGRLEVVDADRLRAALSNGIGHAKAYGCGLMTLAPAGRP, from the coding sequence GTGAATACTGCCCGCCGCGGCGCCCGGAAGCTGCTCTCCTCGCCGCAGGCGATGCACGCAGCGGTCCTCGCCGGGTTCGCCGAACCACCGTCGGGCGCCGCCGGCCGGGTCCTGTGGCGGATCGACCACACCCCGCCCAGCAGGACCCTGCTCTACCTCACCAGCCCGGTCGAACCCGACCTCACCCACCTTGTCGAACAAGCCGGGTGGCCCACCACGGAAACCTGGCAAACCCGACCGTACGCGGGTTTTCTGCAGTCGCTGACGGAGAAGCAGGAGTGGGCGTTCCGGATCACGGCAAACCCAGTGCGCAACCGCATCGGGTCGGGCAGTGACGAACGGACTCGGCGGTACGGTCACTCAACCGTGGCCCACCAGCAACAATGGCTGCTCGACCGGGCCGAACGGTGCGGCTTTCGGATCCTCCACACCGAGGCCGGCGATCCGGAACTCACCATTCACCGCCGCGAGACCCTCACTTTCCCCCGCAACGGCAACACCGTCACGCTGCGGGTCGCCACCTACGACGGCCGGTTGGAGGTCGTTGACGCGGATCGGCTGCGGGCCGCGCTCAGCAACGGGATCGGCCACGCCAAGGCGTACGGGTGCGGACTGATGACGCTCGCGCCGGCCGGTCGGCCGTGA
- the cas5e gene encoding type I-E CRISPR-associated protein Cas5/CasD, which produces MSTLRLRLAGPLQAWGAHSRFVRRATETAPTKSGIIGLLAAAQGRRRTDDVTDLCGLRFGVRADQPGRLLRDFQTARSLDGARSFPLSYRYYLTDAVFLAVVEGADALLTGLDEAVRSPHFPLYLGRRSCPPAGPISLGVHPGDLNHALATTEWQASAGQQRQIGAATVWLDTVRDAGPQGQGGAVETVRDEPLSFDPARREYGWRTVARGRVSVANPHAPQIPEHDPLAVVGG; this is translated from the coding sequence ATGAGCACGCTACGCCTACGGCTCGCCGGGCCGCTGCAGGCGTGGGGGGCACACAGCCGGTTTGTGCGCCGCGCCACCGAGACCGCCCCCACCAAGAGCGGCATCATCGGCTTGCTCGCGGCCGCGCAAGGCCGCCGCCGCACCGACGACGTCACAGACCTGTGCGGGCTGAGGTTCGGGGTGCGCGCCGACCAGCCAGGTCGGCTACTACGAGACTTCCAGACCGCCCGCAGCCTCGACGGGGCCCGGTCCTTCCCGCTGTCCTACCGTTACTACCTCACCGACGCGGTGTTCCTGGCGGTCGTCGAAGGTGCCGACGCGTTGCTCACCGGCCTGGACGAAGCGGTCCGTAGCCCACATTTTCCGCTGTACCTGGGTCGGCGGTCGTGCCCACCAGCGGGGCCGATCAGCCTCGGTGTCCATCCCGGCGACCTGAACCACGCACTGGCCACCACCGAATGGCAAGCCAGCGCCGGTCAGCAGCGACAAATTGGCGCCGCCACCGTCTGGCTGGACACCGTCCGGGACGCGGGCCCGCAAGGCCAGGGCGGAGCGGTCGAGACGGTCCGCGATGAGCCGCTCAGCTTCGACCCGGCGCGCCGCGAATACGGCTGGCGTACGGTGGCGCGCGGCCGGGTCAGCGTCGCCAATCCCCACGCACCACAGATTCCCGAACACGATCCGCTCGCGGTCGTCGGAGGCTGA
- the cas7e gene encoding type I-E CRISPR-associated protein Cas7/Cse4/CasC has protein sequence MSRTIVDIHILQTVPPSNLNRDDTGSPKNAIYGGVRRSRVSSQAWKRATRVAFQTTLDTSELGVRTKQVVEVLSRKIAELAPELAEQAGELAAETLKVVGIKLTAPKKATSVNEHESGYLLFLSARQIHNLAVAAIAAAAEGGKLTDALKNQNVKALADRDHSVDVSLFGRMVADVADLNVDAAAQVAHAISVHPVENEYDYYTAVDDRKAEEDETGAGMIGTVEFNSATLYRYATVDVNRLVDNLGDPHATQRAVEAFLRAFVTSMPTGKQNTFANRTLPDAVVVRLRDRQPISFVGAYETPVVVHDRAGRITEAAARLTEYAQEVERVYGEQPAHSWVVRVGDRTKSLASLGDEVTFDELISAVGGAVAGRMAAAA, from the coding sequence ATGAGCCGAACCATCGTCGACATCCACATCCTGCAGACCGTCCCGCCGAGCAACCTCAACCGGGACGACACCGGCAGCCCCAAGAACGCCATCTACGGTGGGGTTCGCCGGTCACGGGTGTCCAGCCAGGCGTGGAAACGTGCCACCCGGGTGGCCTTCCAGACCACGCTGGACACATCGGAGCTGGGTGTGCGTACCAAGCAGGTGGTCGAGGTGCTCAGCCGCAAGATCGCCGAGCTTGCGCCGGAGCTGGCTGAGCAGGCAGGTGAGCTGGCGGCGGAGACACTCAAGGTTGTCGGTATCAAGTTGACCGCGCCGAAGAAGGCAACCAGCGTAAACGAACACGAATCCGGCTACCTGCTCTTCCTCAGTGCTCGGCAGATCCACAACCTCGCCGTGGCGGCGATCGCCGCGGCGGCGGAGGGCGGCAAGCTCACCGACGCGCTGAAGAACCAGAACGTAAAGGCGCTCGCCGACCGAGACCACTCGGTGGACGTGTCACTCTTCGGTCGGATGGTCGCGGACGTGGCGGACCTCAACGTCGACGCGGCCGCGCAGGTGGCCCACGCCATCAGCGTGCACCCGGTGGAGAACGAGTACGACTACTACACCGCTGTTGATGATCGGAAGGCGGAGGAAGACGAGACCGGCGCCGGCATGATCGGCACAGTTGAGTTCAACTCCGCCACGCTGTACCGGTACGCCACAGTGGATGTCAATCGTCTTGTCGACAACCTTGGTGACCCGCATGCCACTCAGCGGGCGGTGGAGGCGTTCCTACGAGCCTTCGTCACCAGCATGCCGACCGGCAAACAAAACACCTTCGCCAACCGGACCCTGCCCGACGCGGTGGTAGTGCGGCTGCGGGACCGTCAACCGATCAGCTTTGTCGGCGCCTACGAGACTCCGGTTGTGGTCCACGACCGCGCTGGCCGGATCACCGAAGCCGCCGCCCGACTCACCGAATACGCCCAGGAGGTGGAGCGCGTCTACGGCGAGCAGCCCGCCCACTCCTGGGTCGTGCGGGTAGGCGACCGCACAAAGTCGCTGGCCAGCCTCGGCGACGAGGTCACCTTCGACGAGCTCATCTCCGCGGTCGGCGGTGCAGTCGCCGGTCGGATGGCCGCGGCGGCATGA
- the casB gene encoding type I-E CRISPR-associated protein Cse2/CasB encodes MTTATASADQQPRPRKLQPLGRFVGHRVSALQRGFLAKEQYSVAALARLRRGVGKEVGELVELGQYTLLGLPEQEFEPDEGATYEERAAYTAITLYAVHQQSRSAGMHQPGIGLGNAVATLARKGNSDAVQRRFEALGTAESFGETVHHARGLITQLRGAGIGIDYGRFADELYFLQVPGGAARVRLQWGRDFYRRDRSDSAPTDPTDPDLEKEA; translated from the coding sequence ATGACTACCGCGACGGCCTCCGCCGATCAGCAGCCGCGGCCCCGCAAGCTGCAGCCCTTGGGACGATTCGTGGGTCATCGAGTGTCGGCGCTGCAACGTGGCTTCCTGGCCAAGGAGCAATACAGCGTCGCCGCGCTCGCACGGCTGCGGCGAGGAGTGGGGAAGGAAGTCGGCGAGCTCGTCGAGCTGGGGCAGTACACTTTACTTGGCTTGCCTGAGCAGGAGTTTGAGCCCGACGAAGGTGCAACCTATGAGGAGCGGGCTGCCTACACTGCGATCACCCTCTATGCGGTGCATCAACAGTCACGGAGCGCCGGAATGCACCAGCCCGGCATCGGCCTGGGCAACGCCGTCGCCACGCTGGCGCGAAAAGGGAACTCCGACGCCGTTCAGCGCCGCTTCGAGGCCCTCGGCACCGCCGAGAGTTTCGGTGAAACTGTGCACCACGCCCGCGGTCTGATTACCCAGCTGCGGGGAGCGGGCATCGGGATCGACTACGGGCGATTCGCCGACGAGCTCTACTTCCTGCAGGTGCCGGGCGGTGCCGCCCGGGTACGCCTGCAGTGGGGACGGGACTTCTACCGCCGTGACCGAAGCGATTCCGCGCCGACCGACCCGACCGACCCGGACCTGGAGAAGGAAGCATGA
- the casA gene encoding type I-E CRISPR-associated protein Cse1/CasA, with the protein MTGAAYDLTEQPWLLVHRLDGRVEEVSIREVFARASEFRALLGDLPTQSFALVRLLLAILHQAVDGPQDLAGWRRLWQDPALPMADVNGYLDHFRGRFDLLSAETPFYQVADLHTAKEQTFTLERLIADVPAGSPYFTTRLKSGVERISYPEAARWLVHCQAFDPSGIKSGAVGDARVKGGKGYPIGTGWAGALGGVLVEGRDLRETLLLQLVPRSSQKLDLSDLDVPVWERPPHTAAEEIGGARPYGPLDLYTWQSRRLRLWCDGASVTGAMIANGDRIAPQNMHRREPMSAWRRSKPQERKLGTVPVYMPREHEVDRALWRQLGALLPNLASSRDEPPQLLPPAVLEWLAEARGAGAVEGHYRLRTRAIGMTYGTQQATTDDVIDDAVALSIGLLAEANRELGSAAVDAVTDAEVAVQALGHLAGNLALAAGGASEGPQERARETGYAELDRPFRSWLAGLAPDTDIPVARAEWQRTTHQIVIRLGSELVTQAGPAAWRGRTVNDWHVSTPEADLRFRKRLRDSLPWAYPKQEEVMA; encoded by the coding sequence GTGACCGGGGCGGCGTACGACCTGACCGAGCAGCCATGGCTGCTGGTGCATCGGCTGGATGGCCGGGTCGAGGAGGTGTCGATCCGGGAGGTGTTCGCTCGGGCGAGCGAGTTCCGCGCGCTGCTCGGTGACCTGCCGACGCAGAGTTTTGCATTGGTGCGGCTGCTGCTGGCAATCCTGCATCAGGCAGTGGACGGCCCGCAAGACCTCGCGGGGTGGCGGCGGCTGTGGCAGGATCCGGCACTGCCGATGGCGGACGTCAACGGCTACCTGGATCACTTCCGGGGGCGATTTGATCTGCTCTCCGCGGAGACACCCTTCTATCAGGTGGCCGACCTGCACACAGCGAAAGAGCAGACCTTTACGTTGGAGCGACTGATCGCCGACGTGCCGGCCGGCTCGCCGTACTTCACGACCCGGCTGAAGTCGGGGGTCGAGCGGATCAGTTACCCGGAGGCTGCGCGATGGCTGGTCCACTGCCAAGCCTTCGACCCGTCGGGGATCAAGTCCGGTGCGGTAGGGGATGCGAGGGTGAAGGGCGGCAAGGGCTATCCGATCGGGACCGGGTGGGCCGGCGCTCTCGGTGGGGTCCTGGTCGAGGGACGGGATCTGCGGGAGACCCTGCTGCTCCAGTTGGTGCCCCGAAGCTCCCAGAAACTCGACCTCAGCGACCTTGACGTACCGGTGTGGGAACGGCCGCCGCACACCGCCGCCGAGGAGATCGGTGGCGCCCGGCCGTACGGGCCGCTGGACCTCTACACCTGGCAGAGCCGAAGGCTGCGGCTCTGGTGCGACGGCGCGTCGGTGACCGGTGCCATGATCGCTAACGGGGATCGGATCGCACCGCAGAATATGCACCGCCGCGAACCCATGTCCGCGTGGCGGCGCAGCAAGCCGCAGGAGCGCAAGCTGGGGACGGTGCCGGTCTACATGCCCCGGGAGCACGAGGTCGACCGGGCGCTCTGGCGACAACTAGGGGCGCTGCTGCCGAACCTGGCAAGCAGTCGCGACGAGCCACCGCAGCTGCTGCCACCCGCGGTCCTGGAGTGGCTGGCGGAGGCCCGCGGCGCGGGTGCGGTCGAAGGCCACTACCGGCTGCGCACCCGGGCGATCGGGATGACCTACGGGACCCAGCAGGCCACCACCGACGACGTCATTGATGACGCGGTGGCCCTGTCGATCGGGCTGCTCGCCGAGGCCAACCGGGAGCTAGGCTCGGCCGCGGTGGACGCGGTCACCGACGCCGAAGTGGCCGTACAGGCGTTGGGTCACCTTGCCGGCAACCTCGCCCTGGCGGCCGGTGGCGCGTCGGAAGGCCCGCAGGAACGGGCGCGCGAGACCGGGTACGCGGAGCTGGACCGGCCGTTCCGGTCCTGGCTGGCCGGGCTGGCGCCGGACACCGACATACCCGTGGCCAGAGCCGAATGGCAGCGCACCACCCATCAGATCGTCATCCGCCTGGGAAGCGAGCTGGTCACGCAAGCAGGACCGGCGGCGTGGCGGGGCCGCACCGTTAATGACTGGCACGTCAGCACCCCCGAGGCGGACCTGCGTTTCCGGAAGCGGTTGCGAGACAGCCTGCCGTGGGCGTACCCGAAACAAGAAGAGGTTATGGCATGA